From a single Desulfomicrobium escambiense DSM 10707 genomic region:
- a CDS encoding HyaD/HybD family hydrogenase maturation endopeptidase translates to MADKRILVLGVGNILFTDEGIGVRCIERMQQDFTFSDNVSLLDGGTLGTKLMGSILESDYLIVCDAVLCGDEPGSVYRLMGEDLRKSLAFRDSMHQTDLVDTLGMCELVGNRPEAIVIGMEPFDYHTMALELSETADRAMPVMIESVVREILSAGGTCTPN, encoded by the coding sequence ATGGCAGACAAGCGCATTCTCGTTCTCGGCGTGGGCAACATCCTGTTCACCGACGAAGGCATCGGCGTGCGCTGCATCGAACGGATGCAGCAGGATTTCACCTTTTCTGACAACGTCAGCCTCCTGGACGGCGGCACCCTGGGCACGAAGCTCATGGGATCCATCCTCGAGTCGGATTACCTCATCGTCTGCGACGCGGTCCTGTGCGGCGACGAACCCGGCTCCGTATACCGCCTCATGGGCGAGGATTTGCGCAAGAGCCTCGCCTTCCGCGACTCCATGCACCAGACGGACCTGGTGGACACCCTGGGCATGTGCGAACTGGTCGGCAACCGGCCCGAGGCGATCGTCATCGGCATGGAGCCCTTCGACTACCACACCATGGCTTTGGAGCTCTCTGAAACCGCCGACCGCGCCATGCCCGTCATGATCGAGTCCGTGGTCAGGGAGATCCTCTCGGCCGGCGGAACCTGCACACCCAACTGA
- a CDS encoding MBL fold metallo-hydrolase — protein sequence MKITVLVDNATLIDRYFRAEPGLCLFIEDEGLKILFDCGYSGLFLDNARKMGVTLSDLDAVVLSHGHLDHTWGLEALTRHLCEERLEGRPCSRPTLVAHPAAFRSIREGGNPELGPLLEPGKLSRHFALNLSAAPLPMGERLLFLGEIPRRHAFEVSPGIGTKEGDDGPDLLPDDSALVWRGDDGLVVVTGCSHAGICNIVDHAVALTGETRIQDVIGGLHLLSPSAERLNGTVAHLRALTPKHLSPCHCTDLHSKVALTGAAPLREVGVGLTVSYA from the coding sequence ATGAAAATCACCGTCCTGGTGGACAACGCCACCCTCATCGACCGTTATTTCCGGGCCGAGCCCGGCCTCTGCCTGTTCATCGAGGACGAAGGCCTGAAGATCCTCTTCGACTGCGGCTACTCCGGGCTCTTCCTGGACAACGCCCGCAAGATGGGGGTCACGCTCTCGGACCTCGACGCCGTCGTCCTGTCCCACGGGCATCTGGACCACACTTGGGGCCTCGAAGCCCTGACCCGCCACCTGTGCGAGGAGCGCCTGGAAGGCCGCCCCTGCTCCCGTCCGACCCTGGTGGCTCACCCGGCGGCCTTCCGCAGCATCCGCGAAGGCGGCAACCCGGAACTCGGCCCGCTGCTGGAGCCGGGCAAGCTCTCCCGGCACTTCGCCCTCAATCTCTCCGCGGCACCCCTGCCCATGGGCGAGCGTCTTCTCTTCCTCGGGGAAATCCCGCGCCGCCACGCCTTCGAGGTGTCCCCGGGCATCGGCACCAAGGAAGGGGACGACGGTCCCGACCTGCTCCCCGACGACTCGGCCCTGGTCTGGCGCGGGGACGACGGGCTGGTCGTGGTCACGGGGTGCTCCCACGCGGGCATCTGCAACATCGTCGACCACGCCGTGGCCCTGACCGGCGAGACCCGCATCCAGGACGTCATCGGCGGCCTGCACCTCCTGTCCCCCTCGGCGGAACGCCTGAACGGCACCGTAGCGCACCTGCGCGCCCTCACCCCGAAACACCTGAGCCCCTGCCACTGCACGGACCTGCACTCGAAGGTCGCCCTGACCGGAGCGGCCCCGCTGCGCGAGGTCGGCGTGGGCCTCACGGTCAGCTACGCCTAG
- a CDS encoding pyrimidine/purine nucleoside phosphorylase: MSEFANVTVIRKANVYFDGKVTSRTIVFPDGSRKTLGVMLPGDYEFGTADREIMEILAGELDVLLPGANAWQAFAAGTSFEVPANSKFSLKVRTLTDYCCSFIK; encoded by the coding sequence ATGTCCGAATTCGCCAACGTCACCGTGATCAGGAAGGCCAACGTCTACTTCGACGGCAAGGTCACCAGCCGCACCATCGTCTTTCCCGACGGGTCCAGAAAGACCCTTGGCGTCATGCTCCCCGGCGATTACGAATTCGGCACGGCAGACAGGGAGATCATGGAGATCCTGGCCGGAGAGCTGGATGTGCTGCTGCCCGGCGCCAACGCCTGGCAGGCCTTCGCCGCCGGCACGTCCTTCGAGGTGCCCGCCAACTCGAAGTTCTCCCTCAAGGTCCGGACCCTGACGGACTACTGCTGCTCCTTCATCAAGTGA
- a CDS encoding CBS domain-containing protein → MYVGLAMQKHVPTITSDTLIIKADRMMEENKLWILLVVEGGKLKGYVAKEDIRAALPSGATTFSKHELNYLFSKLTVKDLVRKEMPTVHPETEIEVAAKIMHDRDLAGLAVIDKDSHLKGYISRSSMLAVLVEEMGLELGGNRIAIEVEDRKGVMADLSRLFFDLGVNILSTSTFYRDNRRLLVFRILADDMAAIVKVVEEKGYKIAGPEYFAHEWA, encoded by the coding sequence ATGTATGTAGGCCTTGCCATGCAGAAGCATGTCCCCACCATCACCTCCGACACCCTGATCATCAAGGCGGACCGGATGATGGAGGAGAACAAACTCTGGATTCTGCTTGTCGTCGAAGGCGGGAAGCTCAAGGGCTATGTGGCCAAGGAGGACATCCGGGCCGCCCTTCCTTCGGGCGCGACCACCTTCAGCAAGCACGAGCTCAATTACCTCTTTTCCAAGCTGACGGTGAAGGATCTGGTGCGCAAGGAGATGCCCACCGTGCATCCGGAAACGGAGATCGAGGTGGCCGCCAAGATCATGCACGACCGCGACCTGGCCGGTCTGGCCGTCATCGACAAGGACAGCCACCTCAAGGGCTACATCAGCCGCAGCTCCATGCTGGCCGTCTTGGTCGAGGAGATGGGCTTGGAACTGGGCGGCAACCGCATCGCCATCGAGGTCGAGGACCGCAAGGGCGTCATGGCCGATCTGAGCCGGCTCTTCTTCGACCTGGGCGTGAATATCCTGTCCACCTCGACCTTCTACCGCGACAACAGGCGTCTGCTGGTCTTCCGCATCCTGGCAGACGACATGGCCGCCATCGTCAAGGTCGTCGAGGAGAAAGGCTACAAGATCGCCGGGCCGGAATACTTCGCCCACGAATGGGCCTAG
- a CDS encoding HypC/HybG/HupF family hydrogenase formation chaperone has protein sequence MCLAIPAKIESIENGVAQCRVGEGETFVTASLMLLDQEATLGDYVIIHAGFAIRKLDLKEAQETLTILRDLANAYDEVQRKYNTEVGGVEA, from the coding sequence ATGTGTCTGGCCATTCCCGCAAAAATTGAATCCATCGAGAACGGCGTTGCCCAGTGCCGCGTCGGCGAAGGCGAGACCTTCGTGACCGCCTCCCTCATGCTTCTGGACCAGGAAGCGACCTTGGGAGACTACGTCATCATCCATGCCGGCTTCGCCATCCGCAAGCTGGACCTCAAGGAAGCCCAGGAAACCCTGACCATCCTTCGTGACCTGGCCAACGCCTACGACGAAGTGCAACGCAAGTACAACACGGAGGTCGGCGGTGTCGAAGCCTGA
- a CDS encoding ADP-ribosylglycohydrolase family protein, whose product MSKPDADKALGCLTGLAVCEALAELSGTTPPVTVPLESGLWGDGTSMTLAIAESLAECGGVDERDQMVRLTSWFRYGYQSSGETCDRIDDTVKAAIMRFERTWNPIDEDLTQGDACLARVAPTAIFFAGATEAALDACARATRITHSGRQSVDACRLLAAMLDEALTGADKQRVLRPQPPADLCPEAESLCGTAPAPGEHPACRALAAAVNAFAGSESFAYGCALCLPHGPRAMAAYGQLAGAWYGFEAIPAAWRQSLARVELLQKAAESLQKS is encoded by the coding sequence GTGTCGAAGCCTGATGCCGACAAGGCCCTCGGCTGCCTGACGGGGCTGGCCGTGTGCGAGGCCCTGGCCGAACTTTCCGGAACGACCCCGCCCGTCACGGTGCCCCTGGAGAGCGGACTGTGGGGTGACGGCACCTCCATGACCCTGGCCATTGCCGAGAGCCTGGCCGAATGCGGCGGCGTGGACGAGCGCGACCAGATGGTCCGCCTGACCAGCTGGTTCCGCTACGGCTACCAGAGCTCCGGGGAGACCTGCGACCGCATCGACGATACCGTCAAGGCCGCCATCATGCGCTTCGAGCGCACCTGGAACCCCATCGACGAAGACCTGACCCAGGGCGATGCGTGCCTGGCCCGCGTCGCGCCGACGGCAATATTTTTCGCGGGTGCGACCGAAGCGGCCCTGGACGCCTGCGCACGCGCCACCCGCATCACCCATTCTGGCCGCCAGAGCGTGGACGCCTGCAGACTGTTGGCGGCCATGCTGGACGAAGCCCTGACGGGAGCGGACAAGCAGCGCGTCCTGCGCCCGCAGCCTCCCGCGGACCTCTGCCCCGAAGCCGAGAGCCTGTGTGGGACCGCTCCGGCCCCTGGCGAACACCCGGCCTGCCGGGCGCTGGCCGCGGCCGTGAACGCCTTTGCCGGAAGCGAATCCTTCGCTTACGGCTGCGCCCTGTGCCTGCCGCACGGACCGCGCGCCATGGCCGCCTATGGGCAGTTGGCCGGCGCCTGGTACGGTTTCGAGGCCATACCCGCGGCCTGGCGGCAGAGTCTGGCCCGCGTCGAGCTGCTGCAGAAAGCGGCGGAGTCCTTGCAGAAAAGCTGA
- a CDS encoding M23 family metallopeptidase, translating into MSSRISYAFFFVFLLLAGALGALYYVKGEWNPPTLSVTPDQSTAGASTVFTVTASDADSGLRLLHVTATQNGNTIDIVKRDLPEGTRDLTETFSLPKNISNGAVTLAVTVKDNSWHRLGHGNRADFKRDMTVDSKPPVVSVLSGQHNVNQGGTGLLVYSTDEELGRSGVRMGEHFFPGFPFQPGKYLCFFAIPYDADVKTLTPALVASDLAGNEVSIGFFFNPKTKAFKHDSINISDNFLQSKMGQFTQYFPDQTQPIDIFLKVNSELRAKNVAYLLQLGKDTVPQKLWDGPFIRLPNSAPMAGFADNRTYMHGGQAVDNQTHLGVDLASLATSPVPAGNTGRVVLAEFMGIYGNVVVLDHGFGIQSLYSHLSEIHVHKGETVQRGQIIGKTGATGMAGGDHLHFGMLVSGLEVQPIEWWDPHWIKDNITSKLQ; encoded by the coding sequence ATGAGCAGCCGAATATCCTACGCCTTTTTCTTCGTCTTCCTCCTGCTGGCCGGTGCCCTGGGAGCCCTCTACTACGTCAAGGGCGAGTGGAACCCGCCGACCCTGTCCGTGACGCCCGACCAGTCCACGGCGGGCGCATCGACCGTGTTTACCGTGACGGCTTCGGATGCCGACTCGGGCCTCAGGCTCCTGCACGTCACGGCCACGCAGAACGGCAACACCATCGACATCGTCAAGAGGGACCTCCCCGAGGGAACCCGCGACCTGACCGAGACCTTCTCCCTGCCCAAGAACATCTCCAACGGCGCCGTGACCCTCGCCGTCACGGTCAAGGATAACTCCTGGCATCGTCTTGGCCACGGCAACAGGGCCGACTTCAAACGCGACATGACCGTGGACTCCAAGCCCCCCGTCGTTTCCGTCCTCTCGGGGCAGCACAACGTGAACCAGGGCGGGACGGGCCTTCTGGTCTACAGCACCGACGAAGAACTGGGCAGAAGCGGCGTGCGCATGGGCGAGCACTTCTTCCCGGGCTTTCCCTTCCAGCCGGGCAAGTACCTGTGCTTCTTCGCCATCCCCTACGACGCCGACGTCAAGACCCTGACCCCGGCCCTGGTGGCCAGCGACCTGGCCGGCAACGAGGTGTCCATCGGGTTCTTCTTCAACCCCAAGACCAAGGCGTTCAAGCACGACAGCATCAACATCTCCGACAATTTCCTGCAGTCGAAGATGGGTCAGTTCACGCAGTATTTCCCTGACCAGACCCAGCCCATCGACATCTTCCTCAAGGTCAACAGCGAACTCAGGGCCAAGAATGTTGCCTATCTGCTGCAACTCGGCAAGGACACGGTGCCCCAGAAGCTCTGGGACGGCCCCTTCATCCGCCTGCCCAACAGCGCGCCCATGGCCGGGTTCGCCGACAACCGCACGTACATGCATGGCGGACAGGCCGTGGACAACCAGACCCACCTCGGGGTGGACCTGGCATCTCTGGCCACCTCGCCCGTGCCCGCCGGCAACACCGGCCGCGTCGTCCTGGCCGAGTTCATGGGCATCTACGGCAACGTGGTCGTCCTGGACCACGGCTTCGGCATCCAGTCCCTGTACTCGCACCTGAGCGAGATTCACGTGCACAAGGGCGAAACCGTCCAGCGCGGCCAGATCATCGGCAAGACCGGCGCCACTGGCATGGCCGGAGGCGACCATCTGCACTTCGGCATGCTCGTCTCGGGCCTCGAAGTGCAGCCCATCGAATGGTGGGACCCGCACTGGATCAAGGACAACATCACCTCCAAGCTGCAGTGA